CTTTATCTTAGTGAGGAGGTGTGGTCGACTCCGTTGCTAGGGATGATGCAGCAATTCAAGGACTGTGATTggttgataacaaaaaaaaaaatctgtaaaggtCATAAAATGGACTTTTGGTAAAAATAGAATATATGATAATAGAATAGACAGTGAAATCataatgtttgtatataaagaaattgtataatcatgacTACAGGATACTTTATGCAAAGTTTCTGTTATAggcaaaatatattaaaggTAATTAAAATAGTCAAATGTTGAAAATGTGTCTACTTTTAAAGCAACCAATTTCCACGCAGCAGTTACTATAATTAGgttcttacatttatttaccATACTGATTTTATTACTTGTAATCCATTTCAGATTGATTGGAGCAAAATGGCTCAGCTTTTACCAATGTACATGATTGCAGGCCAGTCTATTCAAGATGCACTTTTGGATGGTATGTAGCCAACAATCCAAGAGAGATGGAAGGAAGTAAAAGACCACGAAAACCAAATTGGACAGAAGAGCAGTGTTTACTTTTAGCTCAGTTAGTTGAAGAAAAGAAAGCAATTTTAAAAGGTAAATTTGGCTCCAGTGTCACAGCTCAAGGAAAGAGGCAGACCTGGGAGAAAATATCTCAGCAGATAAACTCCTCTTTCCCTCTGGTTGTGCGCACCAGTGAGGAATGTGAAAAGCGGTGGTATGTGTTGCCGTCTCAAGCCAGGAGGGAGATTGCAGCACACAAACGGGATTCTTCAAGCACAGGTGAGTGATTATTGcagtttgttactatatctggttTGATTGAATATGCCTACAGGACTGTACACCTAAGCTACTGTGTTTTTAGGTGGAGGACCACCCGCTAAACAACTGTCTCAGGTAGCGGAAACTGTATTTAATGTACTTGGACACTCAGAAATATCTGTCACTGGGCTGAAGGAAGGCACAGACAGCTCAATGATCCAGCTAATGGGAATACAACAAAGGTAGGACGAAATTTTTAAAGTGTACAATAGGCAAATAAATagatatttttactttttatttatactaaAATTTCAATATTCTCTATATTGTACAGAATATTTTTATCCTAGCTAAATGTATTTTCTgttgtatttctttttattcatatttatttcctaTTAATAAGCTTTTATTTTTAAGGTCACGGGCGGTCGTATAACCATTTCACTGCATATCGTAcagtgtatgactgtgtatgtgacattTCAAATTCAagtcaaattttatttgtcaagAACAAGTGCTGTTTAATATATAGACAATGTGCCATCTTTTGTGCACTCGCATGTgaacaacaaacaaaacaataaacaaaagaattgttttctgcattttttgCAGCATGGAACCATCAGAGGAACCGCGACCGTCAACGTCGCAGATGTGTGACCCTCGGCCAGTGTATCAGATAAACCAGCCTGCTGCAGCCACCTCAACACCATCCCTGCTGGAAAGAAAATTGGAGATCGAAATTGATACTCTCACACAGCACAAAAAAGTTCTCTGTTTACAGGAGGAGTATTATAAGCTAAAAATTGAGCTGCTAAAatgtaaaaagaatgaaaaataaaaagtgtATCATGGTCATGTGGTCTTTATAACAGCATTTGTGTTCAACTATAGTTGTATGGAATAATTGTTCAATGGGCTACAGAGAGCAGTTACTGTCACTTACCTAAAATGCAAATTTGTAAATTGAGCTCTGTGACGAAGCCCACTCTGGGACATGTCTCTCCCCTGGGTAAACTGAATGTCTTCATCATATTCATTACAATCACCTTCATCACTGTTACCATGGCTGCTTTCGAGAGGTTCGGGGATTTGTCGTACTTTGCAGATGTTGTGAAGCACTGCACAGGCTGTAATGACTTTGCAGACCTTAGCTGGTGACAGGCGCACTTCTCCATGCAACACATGAAACCTCCTCTTCAGCTGGCCAATACCCCGCTCAACTACTGAACGTGTTTTCTTGTGGGCTCTAAAAGAGAAAATATCAAAAGATATAAGTTAAGGTGGCCTAATGTACTCAACAATAATGTGGATATGTTTGATTAAAGAGCCTTCTCTTGTTTGTGGTATATTCGAGCACATTTGtaactacactttattttcatgCACAATGATTCACTGTTAGTCTACTGTTTAGTACCTGTTGTAGTTTAGCTGTGGTCCTGGGTCTGGGCGGAGGTACGGTGTGAGGAGCCATGGTTTGCATGGATAGCCACTGTCCCCTAACAAATGACAGTTAACTGGCACATAATGTCCTTCAAAAAGCTGTTTCAGGCCACTCTCGGACAGTATCCTGGCATCATGTGTTGAGCCTGGCCACTTTGCAACAATGTCTAAAATCTTGTAATCTGCACTGAAAACAAGTTGCGTGTTGATGCTGTGGAACCTCTTTCTGTTGACAAAAACATCTTCATTTTCCGATGGTGTGATTATGCAGATGTGTGTCCCATCAATTACACCGTCAACACCGGGAAACCCCGCTATGTCCATGAATGCCCTTTTGTGAGCCTGCAGAGTGCGAACGTCcagtggaaatgaaatgaactGTTTCACTATATGAGACTGTGAAAGCGCTTCAATAGTTTGTGTGATCACTCTGCTGATGGAAGGTTGTGACAGACACAAGTCATCACTACTGCACTGTTGCATTTTTCCAGTTGCCAAATACCTCAGTGTTGTAATCACTTTCATTTCTGGCGTTATGGCATTACTACGTTGAGTGGGAGATGTGAGCGCATCTCTAATAAGTTCGACCACAAACATTATCCCATCATGATCCAATCTGTAGCGTTTAATTAACTCATGATCATTCAGTGTTTGGAGAATATTTCTTCTGTCCGTCATTTTGTCCTCTGCTATAGAAACTCTTAAGCCTCTTAAAAGTCCTCCTCTCTACTCTTAACAAATTTTACCTTAGAAGCTGTTTTTAGGGCTAATATGTTTTGTGAATCATTTTTATCGTTACTAAGATTTAATCCTAAATTTAAGGGGAAATTCTAGGAAAATGCCATAATTCTAAGATTTTTCTTAGAATTTCATCACTAGGAGCAACTTTTAGGCTTAAGAAGCTTTGTGAATATGGGCCCAGACCTCTCAGTTGGTGAGAGAGTTCTCTTTTATTCAAGCAATCCAGCAAAGTGCTCCCGTCACACTCTAGCACCAGGTACCCCGAGAAcaaagagcaaccagttgatagacTATAATAACCAATTCCCTGtaaggacttctaagtcctgattggtcacaaaacactaACAAACCAAGTTCTAAAGGTTCACATTGGCAGCAAGGTAAAACCTACCCATTTTGATCAGTTTACCAGAGCATGTCTTGACTGCTAGGCTACCTGAGAtaagaatatagatattgattatattGACTTTGAATCACTGTGAATATTTGGTTGACCTTTGATTCAAGATTGGtattgacatattgtctttgaatcactgtaaatacatggttaacatttaATAGGATTAACATAAtaatatatttgtactacccaTAACATATTGCATAAGGCCTACTGCGACTACTTTATAACTACAACTctatgtgcaccagttggggtagcTTCGAATACCTTCCGCAGGCAGTTCCCCCCGTACtccactgtctgtctctctaaggTCTGATCTCTCTTCAGTGTCTGTGGAACTAACTGCAGACAGCTATCATGAAGCGAGGTCgcgcagtattcaaaacaatctcttcttgcctaagacataacagacccaatatgcctcccctcccgggtctaccaatgtccaattttctTTCCACACTTGCAACTGAAGCTGTTCCACcagcaatatttcattaatgatgCTGGTCACCCGGcactaaaatacaatatatgctgGTATAATCACATGCATTATGCTGGTCATGCTGGTTACCAGCTATGCTGgtctttgttgtttttttttcagcagggTTAACAGTTAAATTTTATACATTGAACAACAGAGTTCACCATAATTATCTAATGACCAACTAATAATATGAATAAATCTACAGAAACACATGTTACCCCAGAGGTGATGCTCTTTCTGATAGCAGGTTTGGAGACTGTCACAGTAAAGCCGTAAAATGTCTTCAGGCTCGTGATCTCCAACAGCTTTTGCAATACCCAGAATGCATGCGAAGTTGGGGAAAATAACAGTCCTGTATTTGCAATAATATGGACACTTAGTATAATTGAAATACAGTACTTTGTCTTGTAAGAGCATGGAtatttttacagtgtaaatatcataaatgtaataaaacatcttaatatgttaataaaaattgtcataatttattattttatacataatatttgaaaaacagaaagctATTCTAAATTGGAGTGTGATGGCTGCCTCTACAGCCACACAGTTAAGTTGAAGGGAGGTATCATTTcatggtttttgtttgtttagttgtagcatattgataattaatatttgatttaattaatatttaattaattaaatgatttaaatatttaattattttgtttctttatttAACACATTTACCCAGTTTGCTGGATGAAGCGCGCACATTTAGTTAACTGTGGAATAATGTGTCTTGAGTTtaattgtgtttctttttgaTTTACCGTGCGGAGTACTGAAGGGATTCCCGGCTGTTCCAGGCAAAGAGGTGGCCAATATGGAAGCTGGGCTAAAAGACAGGAAATTGGACAACTCCAACTGGTTGTTTGTTGGGGGTGGAATAGTttggtatttagttttattttattgtttaggtatgtttttggagttaatttgattttgtttattatgattGAAGTATTAGTTGATTGTTctgttttgatttatttgtggtatttgtcattgttacttttttcttttgtatcTTGTGGGTTGGCCAACCAGTATATATAGTCCTTATGGTGTCTTGTTTGAGAAGTCAGCTTGTTGGTTTAGTTGTATTGTTAGCTGTGGTGTGATGTTGATTTTCTTTGTGGGCCCAGgtttatttcttttgttaaattgttttctttttgtaaattaaaaaggatttttttctaatttagcTGTGTGCCTCATGCCTGCCATCGCGGTCCCTCACATGGAGCCAGCTTATACTCTTGCCCACTTTACAATTTAATTTGCGGTTtagaagcatttttttaaacatgttggGATTCAGTTGTGGTGCGCTGACTTTGTGTGTTTCGGGGCATATCTCAGGACGGTATAACACCAAtaaaagggagaaaaaaaagtttGCGTGACCAAAATGGCGCCTCTGACTCCGTATAGGTCCTAAGGACCCAGTATTCAAATTTAATGAGATTAGGGCAGAGCCTGCATTCAACGCCcatgaaaaaaactaaatccTAATCAAATATGAAACCACAGTTATGGCAATGCGGAAGGGATGGGGCTAAAGGTATGAAACCTAGAAAAAATGATAGCTAGTAATAAACAGCTAAACTcgtaataaaaacagaaaaaaacaggctCCGAAAAGACAGCCCACTGTGAATACGCTCTGGGTCCTAAAGACTTAGGATTCAACTTACCTAATATTTCGCCGAGCTGGGCCTCTCCAAACGCTGGCACCGTGTAAAACCCTTGCAGCACCGGAAAAGACGCATTCACttccgcggggggggggggggggggggtcctctgggCTCGACTGCTCCTTTCCCCGAGCTTCTCCAAACGCTCTCACTGTGCCAAAAGCCTTGCAGCTTCTGAGCAGACGCGTCCACTCCTGAACTGGGGGGAAcagcgggggagggggtttcGGCGCTCCTGCAGGAATATTTTGTGACTTTGCTTTTCATCTGGGATTTAGCTCTTTCCACAGAAGGTAAACATTGTGCTCTGAAATATCCAGAATGTTGCAAAATAGCagcgaaatgtttttgttttgaaatgggcTGGTTTGTTTATCAGTTTAGTTTCTTTCTttgcattccccgtacacgtaATAGCTCTATGGCAGTAATTACTCTGGGCGCCTGCCCGTCTGGGTGGTCGGcttcttttatcttttgtcagtgACCAAATGGTGAGCTAGCAAGAGGCACTTAAAATAGCTTTACAGCAGGGAAGGACCAGGCACAGTTACTGAGCAGAAAAGCGGTCAAACGGTGGCAAAAAGCAACCAAATATATAATGGCatgccctttttattttcttttaataaattgttttttagaagtcagcatattttatacaacaaattatgcattttgcatgaaaaattacagttcagagtgttttcgaggctttggaataaacaattacccaaatgtcgggaaagcccattgaaatgaattgaGGCATAAGGCACTTTGAGGGGCTTGCGCAGTCACTTAGAGCGTCATAAAAGCAAACCATTTGAATATGTTtgctctaaagagatccaaattcataaaaaagcacaaatcattacatttaaattttttattttttttacattgatttaacaataaatattgtaattaCCGCTAGGTGTCCCACTTACTTTGACCGGCTTTCCACGGTCTATGTCGACATCcagtggtaaaaaaaaagcattacattacacataagggatgactttttgcagtaaagacgacattttttgtattcgcaaattaaaaaaaatatattaataaaactattaaaattggGACCCACAGCAGATTCATAGGTTGGGTAGTTTTGAGGAGCCTAAGAGAACACCTCAtcataaaaaaatcataatgtgcataaatatgttattgacACAAAATGGACGGTAGGCTCCTTATTTATGTACAGAGTTGTTGTAAAACGGGAAAACTTAGTTCATGGATCCTTACCGGTTGCCTTATGATATGCAACCATGGCCTGAGCATAACTGCGCCAATGGTAGCATAAATGAATCGGTCCTCTTACTTTTTGCCAACACCCTGATTGCCGTGCATAAGCCGCACTTGGCACAACTCCTGTAAGCCACTGCTAACTAAGCCGACAATGCAGCACATCAGCCGAGCCTAACCTGAGTCTTCCAGCTACactctatggacaaaagtactgggacatctGGCCACAATACTTACAGGAAATTATATGAAATCCTTAGGCATCAatgtggagttggtccccccttgcagctgtaacagctgccaatgttcctgaaaggctgaccacaagattttggagggtgtctgtgggattttttttccattcatccagaagagcatttgtgaggtcaggcattaatgttggacatggcctggctcctgtgtcccaaagcatttgtccatatagtgtatctggGTATAAGCATGTAATACCTACGAAAACCACAGTTCTTAGACGTTTGTACATGAAGACTAACTTTTAGTTCTAGCAGCAGAGAATTTTGTAACTACGCGTAACACTTACTTGTGGTATAATTTAATCCGGTGGATTGGGTCATATATAACCAAAATGTTTAATAGTATTAGGCGATATATAATTTTTGATACCGTTCAGATATCACACTCAGGTATAAGATATTTTGGatgtatttaaaaaagcaacagtattccagacaaaaacaaacaaatgttaCGTTGCACTGCTGTACCTTATTATAAAATTTagtgacactgtctccaaaaatgatctcaaaatgtgaataaattgtCCCAGTCTGGAGCCCTACAAGCAAAGTCTTTGTGTGGGAAATACTGATCTTTATGGCATCAACTGGAAGGAAGGCCAGGATGCAACAAATGAAAAAAACTCTTGAActttataagaacataagaacataagaactatacaaacgagaggaggccattcggcccatcaagctcgcttggggagaactaaactaatagctcagagtcattaaaatcttatctagctctgatttaaaggaacccaaggattcagcttgcactacattatcaggaaggctattccatactctgactacacgctgcgtaaagaagtgcttccttaaatccagcttgaaatgttctcccgctaatttccacctatggccacgagttcgtgtatttaaactaatgctgaagtaactatttggttgaacagcatccaaacctgttagaatctaatatacctggatcatgtcccccctcaatctcctttgcttgagactgaacagatttagctcaagtaaccgttcctcgtatgacattcctctaagaccaggaatcatttttgtggccctacgctgcaccttttctaaggccacaatgtcctttttaagatatggtgaccaaacctgcacacaatattctaggtgaggtctcaccaaggaattgtataatcttagcattacctcccttgacttaaactccacacacctggagatataccccaacatcctattggccttttttattgcttccccacactggcgagaatgggacatggaagcatcaacatacacaccaaggtctttctcatgatcagctacctttatttcagtgacacccatgaaatacctgtactttatatttctgctccctagatggagtaccttacatttatcgacgttaaatttcatctgccaggtatcggcccagtcactaattaaatcaagatcccgctgtagctgctgagccactaattcagtatctgctacaccacccaccttggtgtcatctgcaaatttcatgtATGAAATTGGCAAtaagatttatttattcattaaacGAAGGTGTCAGAACCCTGTTCCAGATCTTTCCAGCTCACTTGAAACCCTGCTCAACATATTCTGCTAGGAGACTGGATAAAGTTAATGTGACATTAACCATGGACATAAACCATGAAtttgttttaaatttatttctCTAATGCTATTTTACTCAACATTAGCTCTTACTCTGCACCTTGGGTCTGTTCCCTTCTCCTCCCTTTGCATATATCAATACACATTAAGGATATGATGGCTCATCTATTATGTAAGTTAAGAAAATAAGAGTAAttaaacattctaagcactatacactaacaacatgccctttaatccaggtaagcctgaaatataataataacactttattgatccctgtggggaaattctcatgACGATCAGGCATTTTGAACTTCCTTTGATGCGAAACTTCCTCTTCGTGGCTTTGAGCTGCATGGCTCTTTCTGGAGGTTAAGGTGTTGGAGtacactgctgtttctgcttcgccccagtgaatgatttcagcagctaccacatcagggctgtacagcagacataacatacagtaactctgaaaatggtggctccatacacacggataaATCCAGTATAGAAGTTGGTTCTAATTGGTCTGctgaaggtaatattaatggaagTTGTTACTTAAAACCTCAACATTAGGGGGTTCCATTACTCCATTTTAGACGTAAATAACAATATTTCATTCTGTATGCAAAAGGAGGAGATTATTCTTTTATTTCCCAATATAGTATTTGGAATTAAAAAAGGACAAGTGTGTCAGACATAAACGTTTATTATTCAGTGCCATTTCGTGCTGCTTGTTAATGTGTGAGGGACCCCAGGATCTCAAGGATTCCTCTTCCTGATCCCTGCTGCTGTAGTCTGCTCTGGATGGACCTGCTGTCTCCTGCTGACTGGGGCCCACCTGAAGAGCCTCAACAGTGTGCCTCAACATCTCTTCGGAGAAGCTCAGATCAAGAGCTTATGAGACCAACCCGGTGTCTCcgctggggggggcactgactagGGGTTAGCTGGCTTGTATTCCTCTGTCTAATGttgaccaggaaacattcaagCTACATTTAAGCTGAAATATGCAATTATCTTAGCTGCAGGGTTAAAGTTATGAGTCTGCTCTTCCTCATGCTGAAACTACTTTTACTCACTGAACAGTGTGAGGAAAGCAGCCTAAGGGAGGGCATGTAAGCTACCTGGGGCTAGTTAGCCAGGTAACATTCCCTTGTTCACCGACAAGGGCGGATCTAGAGAAATTTTCTTAGGGTGGCATGAGGGTGGCATGGAAATCAGTTGGGGTGGCAAAATCAAAGCCGTTTCTTTATACATTTGCAGGTGTTACATTCTCTAATACTGCATGTACCATATATGGTTAAAATACATCAAATCCAGGGAACTCAGGCAGTCTCTCCTCCCTAGCACCTCAGCTTTGGAGTGTATGTCTATTCAtacttcctctgctgcttaCCTGTTTCATCTTCTTGCCCTGGCTCAGcttgatcttcttcttcttgctccttctcctctttcgcCATCCGCAACTACGTCTGCTTTTCCTCCCTGATCCCTCCTCTTTGTGTGTAAGAAActagtgatgtcatcctttCTCTTCATACCTCTCAGTAGTTTCTGAAATCATGCAAATGCAGATTTAACATTCCTGTTAATACTTACGATTACCGCAtttcagggctggactgggacaAAAAAAAGGGCCCTGGCATTTTCGCTTAGACCGGCCCACCACAATCGGTCGGACACAACCAACAAGTACACCATCGTTGCGGTCCCTGTAGATATGCATATCTACTGTTCCATTCCCAAAAATTGACTATACATAAGGACAGAGATAAAtgattgaataattaaaataatcaaatagCATCATCTAAGTTTTTCTAGAGAAGGGCTGTCGACGGCCGTTATGTGTTTTAAAGGGTTACCATTAGAATAGTCAGCAGAAGTTGCAATTGAATAAGTTAACTCTGCTAACCTAGCtacaaaaacaatgcaaaatagcTTATGCTGTGTAATTTGACATTAGCTGACCGAGTCGCTAGTGCAGTAACAGACTGATAATATGACAGACTTTATAATAGTGACAACGATtagtttgctttattataattagGGGTGGGCATGGATTATTTTTTATCTAGATTAATTTAGAAATTAATCATCTGAATTCTGCCAAAGACATTCAGAATATCTGTGCTAcctaaataatgattaaaagtaACTAGTGTTTCAGGGGGTCGTTAGAGAATGTTTTGTTTCACAGACA
The DNA window shown above is from Brienomyrus brachyistius isolate T26 unplaced genomic scaffold, BBRACH_0.4 scaffold27, whole genome shotgun sequence and carries:
- the LOC125720918 gene encoding putative nuclease HARBI1 isoform X4, which translates into the protein MTDRRNILQTLNDHELIKRYRLDHDGIMFVVELIRDALTSPTQRSNAITPEMKVITTLRYLATGKMQQCSSDDLCLSQPSISRVITQTIEALSQSHIVKQFISFPLDVRTLQAHKRAFMDIAGFPGVDGVIDGTHICIITPSENEDVFVNRKRFHSINTQLVFSADYKILDIVAKWPGSTHDARILSESGLKQLFEGHYVPVNCHLLGDSGYPCKPWLLTPYLRPDPGPQLNYNRAHKKTRSVVERGIGQLKRRFHVLHGEVRLSPAKVCKVITACAVLHNICKVRQIPEPLESSHGNSDEGDCNEYDEDIQFTQGRDMSQSGLRHRAQFTNLHFRDGVEVAAAGWFI
- the LOC125720918 gene encoding putative nuclease HARBI1 isoform X6, whose translation is MDIAGFPGVDGVIDGTHICIITPSENEDVFVNRKRFHSINTQLVFSADYKILDIVAKWPGSTHDARILSESGLKQLFEGHYVPVNCHLLGDSGYPCKPWLLTPYLRPDPGPQLNYNRAHKKTRSVVERGIGQLKRRFHVLHGEVRLSPAKVCKVITACAVLHNICKVRQIPEPLESSHGNSDEGDCNEYDEDIQFTQGRDMSQSGLRHRAQFTNLHFSRDGVEVAAAGWFI
- the LOC125720918 gene encoding putative nuclease HARBI1 isoform X1; amino-acid sequence: MTDRRNILQTLNDHELIKRYRLDHDGIMFVVELIRDALTSPTQRSNAITPEMKVITTLRYLATGKMQQCSSDDLCLSQPSISRVITQTIEALSQSHIVKQFISFPLDVRTLQAHKRAFMDIAGFPGVDGVIDGTHICIITPSENEDVFVNRKRFHSINTQLVFSADYKILDIVAKWPGSTHDARILSESGLKQLFEGHYVPVNCHLLGDSGYPCKPWLLTPYLRPDPGPQLNYNRAHKKTRSVVERGIGQLKRRFHVLHGEVRLSPAKVCKVITACAVLHNICKVRQIPEPLESSHGNSDEGDCNEYDEDIQFTQGRDMSQSGLRHRAQFTNLHFSRDGVEVAAAGWFI